Proteins from one Desulfonema limicola genomic window:
- a CDS encoding SLBB domain-containing protein: MKNTIYLSVVFFILLFIPSSILCQETAPAAASVQGTAAPAAPAPVQGTAAPAASAPVFQGNAFQPLVPAPAANVSQPPQTTQDMPGTLTPEEIDQGKKLLEEGKKEDQKTPDTQVSEDFMEDTFLVKKENIEYPKLEIFGHNLFSYTGEGSFKPVLNMPVSDDYIIGPGDSIRVVMWGRLDQSLELFIDNEGVLNFPQIGPLNVAGLKFKELKELIRIKAEAITGVSVSVSMGNLKTIQIFVLGEVKRPGLYTVSSLSTLINALFASGGPTWLGSLRDIELKRDGMIITTVDLYDFLLNGDIAADSRLMAGDVIFVPQAGPMVSVFGRVKRPAVYELKNMTLYRALELAGGLSPRAINQRIQIERAFENQFQIVQDISYEDFQNKPNILLQDGDLIRIFSMLPSMANAVFLYGNVLRPGQYEYSSGLKIKDIIPDTDSLKMDTYFEYALVKRYRFNDMKTELIPFDLKKLLVDNDPGQNIRLKPLDEIYIFDKDRFKDRAYARCQGAVRRPGKYYIDDMHIKDLILKAGNTSRDAFMDMAHLYRTNPETKEITIHTFNLEQALLEVPGHNLLLQDQDRIIVHNIREYEKQYNVSANGALNKPGTYPYASNMDIRDLILVAGNVKDTTYMKEAELIRYEILDGHELKTSIIKFNVSLALDNHPEHNLKLNPMDTITLKQVPEWADRRVAVKITGEVVFPGNYPILPNDRLSDIIERAGGYTEYAYYQGAVFTRKAVKDLQQKRLNEMIKELELGVARLSSEDAQSALSEEDAYIQKQYSSSQKTLISKLKVSEASGRVVTSLLPLDELKGSELNIVLEDGDTLNIPRKPATINVLGAVYNPCALIFDPANSELEYYLARTGGPTEYAKADDIYVIRVDGTVTSSHDNSWWRDFKTTNLNPGDTILVPEEVVKPNYLRDTKDITEIIYQLAVTAGITITQVF; encoded by the coding sequence ATGAAAAATACAATATATCTATCTGTCGTTTTTTTTATCTTATTGTTCATACCATCGTCTATTCTTTGTCAAGAGACTGCACCTGCGGCAGCATCTGTCCAGGGAACAGCCGCTCCTGCAGCGCCAGCACCTGTTCAGGGAACAGCTGCTCCTGCAGCATCAGCACCAGTTTTTCAGGGGAATGCTTTCCAGCCTTTAGTACCTGCTCCTGCAGCTAATGTCAGCCAGCCCCCCCAGACCACACAGGACATGCCTGGCACCCTTACCCCTGAAGAAATTGACCAGGGGAAAAAGCTTCTTGAAGAAGGAAAAAAAGAAGATCAGAAAACCCCTGACACCCAGGTTTCAGAAGATTTTATGGAAGACACCTTTCTTGTTAAAAAAGAAAATATTGAATATCCTAAACTTGAAATCTTTGGACATAATCTTTTTTCTTATACAGGAGAAGGATCATTTAAGCCTGTGTTAAACATGCCTGTTTCAGATGACTATATTATTGGTCCTGGAGACAGTATCAGGGTTGTTATGTGGGGACGGCTGGATCAATCCCTTGAATTATTTATTGATAATGAAGGAGTATTAAATTTCCCCCAGATAGGCCCCTTAAATGTTGCAGGACTTAAGTTTAAGGAATTAAAGGAATTAATCCGCATAAAAGCTGAAGCCATAACAGGTGTAAGCGTAAGTGTTTCCATGGGCAACCTCAAAACCATTCAGATTTTTGTTTTAGGCGAGGTAAAAAGACCCGGCTTATATACAGTCAGTTCCCTTTCAACACTTATAAATGCACTGTTTGCTTCAGGGGGGCCTACATGGCTGGGTTCTTTAAGAGATATTGAGCTTAAAAGAGACGGCATGATAATAACAACAGTTGATTTATATGATTTTCTGCTTAACGGTGATATAGCAGCAGATTCAAGGCTTATGGCAGGAGATGTTATTTTTGTTCCCCAGGCAGGGCCTATGGTATCTGTATTTGGAAGGGTTAAACGTCCTGCTGTTTATGAATTAAAAAACATGACCCTGTATCGTGCCCTTGAGCTTGCTGGCGGACTGTCTCCAAGGGCCATAAATCAGCGCATCCAGATTGAGCGTGCCTTTGAAAACCAGTTTCAGATTGTTCAAGACATTTCATATGAAGATTTTCAGAATAAACCTAATATTTTACTCCAGGACGGGGATCTGATAAGAATTTTTTCCATGCTTCCTTCCATGGCAAATGCTGTATTCCTTTACGGCAATGTTCTAAGACCAGGGCAGTACGAATATTCATCAGGATTAAAGATTAAGGACATAATTCCTGACACAGACAGCCTGAAAATGGACACCTATTTTGAGTATGCTCTGGTTAAACGATACCGTTTTAATGACATGAAAACAGAGCTTATTCCCTTTGATTTAAAGAAACTCCTGGTTGATAATGATCCTGGTCAGAACATACGTCTCAAACCCTTGGATGAGATATATATATTTGATAAAGACCGTTTTAAAGACCGGGCTTATGCAAGATGCCAGGGAGCAGTTCGAAGGCCGGGAAAATACTATATAGATGACATGCACATTAAAGACCTGATTCTCAAAGCAGGCAATACTTCAAGGGATGCCTTTATGGATATGGCCCATCTTTACAGGACTAACCCTGAGACTAAAGAAATTACCATCCACACCTTTAATCTTGAGCAGGCCCTGCTTGAGGTGCCGGGGCATAATCTTCTTTTACAGGATCAAGACAGAATTATTGTTCATAATATCCGTGAATATGAAAAACAATATAATGTTTCTGCCAATGGAGCGCTTAATAAACCTGGTACTTATCCATATGCTTCCAATATGGACATTAGAGATCTGATTTTGGTTGCAGGCAATGTAAAGGATACAACATATATGAAAGAAGCTGAACTGATCCGTTATGAGATTTTAGATGGGCATGAATTAAAAACATCTATTATCAAATTTAATGTATCCCTGGCCTTAGACAACCATCCTGAGCATAATCTAAAACTGAATCCAATGGATACAATAACATTAAAACAGGTTCCTGAATGGGCAGACAGAAGGGTTGCTGTTAAAATTACCGGGGAGGTTGTTTTCCCGGGAAACTATCCCATTCTTCCCAATGACCGTCTCAGTGATATTATTGAACGTGCAGGCGGATATACTGAATATGCATATTATCAGGGGGCTGTATTTACAAGAAAAGCAGTAAAAGATCTGCAGCAGAAAAGATTGAATGAAATGATAAAAGAATTGGAACTCGGTGTGGCACGATTGTCATCAGAGGATGCCCAGTCTGCTCTTTCAGAGGAAGATGCTTATATTCAAAAGCAGTATTCATCTTCCCAGAAAACTCTTATTTCAAAATTAAAGGTTTCCGAAGCTTCAGGCCGGGTTGTTACATCTCTTCTGCCCCTTGATGAATTAAAAGGAAGTGAGCTTAATATTGTCCTGGAAGACGGGGATACCCTTAATATACCAAGAAAGCCTGCAACTATTAATGTTCTTGGAGCTGTTTACAATCCTTGTGCATTAATATTTGATCCTGCCAATTCTGAGCTGGAATATTATCTTGCCAGGACAGGAGGCCCTACTGAATATGCCAAAGCTGATGATATATATGTTATACGCGTTGACGGTACTGTTACAAGTTCCCATGATAATTCATGGTGGAGGGATTTTAAGACAACAAATTTAAATCCAGGGGATACAATCCTTGTTCCAGAAGAGGTTGTTAAGCCCAATTATCTGCGTGATACAAAGGATATTACAGAAATTATTTATCAGCTGGCAGTTACTGCCGGTATAACAATTACACAGGTTTTTTAA
- a CDS encoding YjbH domain-containing protein: MKFKNCIIAFLIILLSFAMAYGKEFQNIPAFHGYTGLLNIPNAYVTDQGMVYAVFNDQITYHRRDGRESAENYMLSFGLLPYLEFGGRLTEEHPEGARDLSAGFKFQIPYKQFFKNEYLPDLAFGIADVGGGSTHFQTRYAVISEQLRFLRLSLGLGNGPDRMDGIFAGAELRLFDWFYLLGEYDTDEKNIGFRFTTPDNLLPFPFNAGLTAKTSLDHEPGDFDLAFSIQIPLGFSRHNTQPLKPESLEKPETAVLSEKKAGSGKNTENIQEPAKDQENAAPVLTEEAHLIAIRKKLIDLGFENVKIGTSENDTLYMEYENNRYNHNELDGLGLAAGVTAMMSPDSLKNLCVVIKEVNVPIIQVKTSLSAYKSFLTGSENSGDFSNKIVITGNIAEFINKDVLFVDGDSNPSRFKPRLLIYPGLDTHIGTEVGVFDYLLSIKPEIQVPVWKGGVLTARWDIPVVWSDEYDDGGAFRSSRYDAENEQLLFHQAFKAAFNISTQFSGGIYKRDYTGILNETVWSPGDGTHRFKAMLGWFRHEDGLEREIWLGSYRYYLDKLDLFLEGTYGQYWFQDRGLTLEMKRYFGDTTVSLFYQNAGDRTGEEAAGLKVSFPLTPRRDMKPGYFQVKGTSNWPYQIRTTIAEEGERNRLNPMLTVIPSMEHSLERAYLNHDRMNERYIKQHLLRLRDAYIKWEN, encoded by the coding sequence ATGAAATTTAAAAATTGTATTATTGCTTTTCTTATTATTCTGCTTTCCTTTGCTATGGCTTATGGAAAAGAATTCCAGAATATCCCTGCATTTCATGGATACACAGGACTTTTGAACATTCCTAATGCCTATGTAACTGACCAGGGAATGGTTTATGCTGTATTTAATGATCAAATTACATACCACAGGCGGGATGGAAGGGAAAGTGCAGAAAATTATATGCTTTCTTTCGGTCTGCTCCCATACCTGGAATTTGGGGGAAGATTAACCGAGGAGCATCCTGAAGGAGCAAGGGATCTGTCAGCAGGCTTCAAGTTCCAGATACCTTATAAACAATTTTTCAAAAATGAATATCTTCCTGATCTAGCTTTTGGTATTGCAGATGTGGGAGGAGGCTCAACCCATTTTCAAACCAGGTATGCTGTAATTTCAGAACAGCTCCGTTTTCTCAGGTTGAGCCTGGGGCTTGGAAACGGACCTGACAGGATGGATGGAATATTTGCAGGGGCTGAACTTCGCCTGTTTGACTGGTTCTATCTTTTAGGAGAATATGACACAGATGAAAAAAATATAGGTTTTCGATTCACAACCCCTGATAATCTTCTTCCTTTTCCATTTAATGCAGGGCTTACTGCTAAAACATCCCTGGATCATGAACCAGGGGATTTTGATCTTGCCTTTTCAATCCAGATTCCACTGGGTTTTTCCAGGCATAACACACAGCCTTTAAAACCTGAATCCCTGGAAAAACCTGAAACTGCCGTTCTTTCTGAAAAAAAAGCCGGATCAGGAAAAAATACTGAAAATATCCAGGAACCGGCAAAAGACCAGGAAAATGCTGCTCCTGTATTAACAGAAGAAGCTCATCTTATTGCCATTAGAAAAAAACTTATCGACCTGGGTTTTGAAAACGTAAAGATCGGAACAAGTGAAAATGATACCTTATATATGGAATATGAAAATAACCGTTATAATCACAATGAACTTGACGGCCTGGGTCTTGCTGCCGGGGTAACTGCAATGATGTCCCCTGATTCTTTAAAAAATCTATGTGTTGTTATAAAAGAAGTCAATGTCCCCATAATCCAGGTAAAAACATCTTTATCTGCTTATAAATCCTTTTTAACAGGCTCAGAAAATTCAGGAGATTTTTCCAATAAAATAGTTATAACCGGAAATATAGCTGAATTTATTAATAAAGATGTTCTTTTTGTTGACGGTGATTCCAATCCATCCAGGTTTAAACCCAGGCTGCTGATTTATCCAGGGCTGGATACCCATATTGGAACAGAAGTCGGTGTGTTTGACTACCTGCTCTCAATAAAGCCGGAAATCCAGGTTCCAGTCTGGAAAGGCGGTGTGTTAACTGCAAGATGGGATATTCCTGTTGTGTGGAGTGATGAGTATGATGACGGCGGGGCATTCCGCAGCAGCCGGTATGATGCAGAAAATGAGCAGCTCCTTTTTCACCAGGCATTTAAAGCAGCTTTTAATATCAGCACACAATTCAGCGGCGGAATTTATAAAAGAGATTATACAGGTATTTTAAATGAAACTGTCTGGAGTCCTGGAGACGGCACCCACAGGTTCAAAGCAATGCTGGGATGGTTCAGGCATGAAGACGGTCTCGAACGCGAAATCTGGCTTGGTTCTTACAGGTATTATCTTGACAAGCTTGATTTGTTCCTGGAAGGAACCTATGGGCAGTACTGGTTTCAGGACCGAGGTCTGACCCTGGAAATGAAACGTTATTTTGGAGATACAACCGTATCGCTTTTTTACCAGAATGCAGGAGACAGAACCGGCGAAGAAGCAGCCGGACTTAAAGTAAGCTTTCCTCTTACTCCAAGAAGGGATATGAAACCCGGTTATTTCCAGGTAAAAGGAACCAGCAACTGGCCCTACCAGATAAGAACAACCATTGCAGAGGAAGGAGAACGAAACAGGCTTAATCCCATGCTGACAGTAATACCATCAATGGAACACAGCCTGGAACGGGCTTACCTTAACCATGACCGCATGAATGAACGGTATATAAAACAGCATTTACTCAGACTCAGGGATGCTTATATAAAATGGGAAAATTGA